A part of Antechinus flavipes isolate AdamAnt ecotype Samford, QLD, Australia chromosome 6, AdamAnt_v2, whole genome shotgun sequence genomic DNA contains:
- the LOC127541542 gene encoding basic proline-rich protein-like yields MSRLLLPPPDPFPSSRRLRPALLSTWEEASWEPNRAGPGSAPPAPQPLLSEYQRRSSPPPGPDRLGNQLCQPPPTPSKETAPAPALGPTRSAGRLPGLHGASGAPSPGRQVAAVPRSAGGRELELGSGEGARAPRGSECGGKAASGEGLRGRLLEQPRLLPSSALPAGRDPASRGQPPTPPDSSPALPPPGRHPHPPSPPAGPAPLLPACPHPLAGVPLRPALPSRSPQPNPGSLGAGPLSPPPETPLRTQLAEQRSRRCWLLRPAIATPANWRAPTRTQPPPLGRGQGSVRSRPAAPDYLARRRQPGSGPGEPPCAQVGSESELRSGRRSHPLRAPAPGARAGGWGRKPGAGKDREVTGKRERSVFTAGDSPVQKSIPDPVLELSTTPFASPGVMTSSAKR; encoded by the exons ATGAGCCGCCTGCTGCTGCCACCTCCTG ACCCCTTCCCCTCatcccgccgcctgcgcccggcCCTGCTGAGTACTTGGGAGGAAGCTTCCTGGGAGCCCAACAGAGCTGGCCCGGGAAGcgctccccccgccccccagcccCTCTTGTCCGAGTACCAGCGGCGCAGCTCTCCCCCGCCCGGCCCAGACCGGCTTGGCAACCAGCTCTGCCAgccccccccaaccccctccaAGGAAACTGCCCCCGCCCCGGCCCTGGGACCCACCAGATCTGCAGGCCGGCTGCCCGGGCTGCACGGTGCCTCCGGAGCCCCCTCGCCGGGCAGGCAGGTCGCTGCAGTCCCTCGGAGCGCGGGCGGCCGGGAGCTGGAGCTGGGCAGTGGAGAGGGAGCCAGAGCCCCCCGGGGAAGTGAATGTGGGGGAAAGGCTGCGAGCGGGGAGGGGCTCAGAGGGCGTCTGCTGGAACAGCCCCGGCTGCTGCCAAGCTCCGCGTTGCCCGCCGGCCGGGATCCGGCCTCCCGGGGGCAGCCTCCCACCCCCCCTGACTCCTCCCCAGCCCTCCCCCCGCCCGGCCGACAcccccatcccccatcccccCCGGCGGGGCCCGCGCCGCTGCTCCCCGCCTGTCCTCACCCCCTGGCCGGGGTGCCCCTGCGCCCTGCGCTGCCCTCCCGGTCCCCCCAGCCCAATCCCGGCAGCCTCGGAGCCGGGCCGCTGTCCCCACCCCCGGAGACACCGCTCCGGACACAACTCGCAGAGCAAAGGTCCCGGCGCTGCTGGCTGCTCCGGCCCGCGATTGCGACACCCGCGAACTGGCGAGCGCCCACACGCACGCAACCTCCCCCTCTGGGCCGGGGCCAAGGCTCTGTCCGCTCCCGCCCGGCAGCCCCGGACTACCTGGCCCGGAGGCGGCAGCCCGGGAGCGGCCCCGGAGAGCCGCCCTGCGCGCAGGTGGGAAGCGAAAGCGAACTTCGGAGCGGCCGCCGATCCCACCCCCTGCGCGCCCCGGCGCCCGGGGCCCGAGCTGGGGGGTGGGGGCGCAAGCCCGGAGCTGGGAAGGACCGGGAGGTCACGGGCAAGCGCGAGCGCTCGGTTTTTACAGCCGGTGACTCGCCCGTGCAAAAGTCGATTCCAGACCCGGTCCTCGAACTCTCTACAACTCCCTTTGCGTCGCCGGGAGTAATGACCTCGAGTGCAAAGCGCTAG